From the genome of Turicibacter faecis, one region includes:
- a CDS encoding (2Fe-2S) ferredoxin domain-containing protein has protein sequence MKTLEELEQIRKRTLDDLHLRRLDQAPVKVVVGMGTCGIASGAREVLKAFVHEVNQQGLMNVMITQSGEFEVCGNEPVVEIFDHLGKTTYLQMNGEKAKHVVLEHLMNGKVVSEFTEDSTSI, from the coding sequence GTGAAAACATTAGAGGAGTTGGAGCAAATTCGTAAGCGCACATTAGATGATTTGCATTTAAGACGTCTTGATCAGGCACCGGTCAAAGTAGTGGTTGGTATGGGGACATGTGGTATTGCCTCAGGTGCGAGAGAAGTTTTAAAAGCGTTTGTACACGAGGTGAATCAACAGGGCTTAATGAATGTAATGATCACTCAATCGGGGGAATTTGAAGTGTGCGGAAATGAACCGGTCGTGGAGATTTTTGATCATTTAGGGAAAACAACGTATCTTCAGATGAATGGGGAGAAAGCAAAACACGTTGTCCTAGAACATTTAATGAACGGAAAGGTCGTATCTGAGTTTACGGAAGATAGCACTTCTATTTAG
- the nuoF gene encoding NADH-quinone oxidoreductase subunit NuoF, with protein MSEYRAHVLICGGTGCTSSRSKEIKQALEEKLEELGLDEEVKVTMTGCFGLCEAGPIMIVYPEGVFYSKVKVSDVDKIATEHLLKGRIVKELLYKEALVDGEVKSVNEVEFYAKQTRLALRNCGKINPENIDEYIAYDGYKALAKALTEMTPEEIIDQIKTSGLRGRGGGGFPTGLKWEFTYKAKGDQKYVACNADEGDPGAFMDRSILEGDPHAVLEAMAIAGYAVGANTGYIYVRAEYPIAVKRLQIAIEQAHEYGMLGENIFNTGFNFDIELRLGAGAFVCGEETALIESIEGKRGMPRPRPPFPAVKGVWGKPTLLNNVETYANVSQIILNGGEWFSSIGTERSKGTKVFALGGKINNTGLVEIPMGTTLREVVYDIGGGIPNGKKFKAAQTGGPSGGCLTEEYLDTAIDFDNLVSLGSMMGSGGLIVMDEDNCMVDIAHFYLDFTCDESCGKCTPCREGTKRMKEILKKITEGKGELKDLDELEHLAKYIKENSLCGLGQSAPNPVLSTLRHFKEEYLAHVVDKRCPAGVCSNLLEYYITEKCIGCGSCARSCPVHCIQPIGEVVNAKTGRRRHVIDPEACIKCGSCMAHCPTKISAIIKR; from the coding sequence ATGTCAGAATATCGTGCGCATGTTTTGATTTGTGGAGGAACGGGTTGTACGTCTTCACGATCAAAAGAGATTAAACAAGCATTAGAGGAAAAATTAGAAGAGCTCGGACTTGACGAGGAAGTCAAAGTGACGATGACGGGGTGCTTTGGCTTATGTGAAGCGGGACCGATTATGATTGTCTATCCAGAAGGTGTTTTTTATTCTAAGGTAAAGGTAAGCGATGTAGATAAGATTGCAACGGAGCACTTATTAAAAGGACGAATTGTTAAAGAGTTACTTTATAAGGAAGCATTAGTTGATGGTGAGGTTAAATCCGTCAATGAAGTCGAGTTTTATGCAAAACAAACCCGATTAGCTTTAAGAAATTGTGGGAAAATTAACCCTGAAAATATTGATGAGTACATTGCTTACGATGGATATAAGGCATTAGCCAAGGCATTAACTGAAATGACACCTGAGGAAATTATTGATCAAATTAAAACATCAGGTTTACGCGGTCGTGGGGGTGGAGGATTTCCAACCGGATTGAAGTGGGAGTTTACCTATAAGGCAAAAGGAGATCAAAAATATGTGGCTTGTAATGCCGATGAAGGTGACCCAGGAGCCTTTATGGATCGCTCTATTTTAGAGGGAGATCCGCATGCCGTTTTGGAGGCTATGGCTATTGCAGGATATGCCGTAGGTGCTAATACGGGGTATATTTATGTTAGAGCAGAGTACCCTATTGCGGTTAAACGATTGCAGATTGCCATTGAACAAGCCCATGAATACGGAATGCTAGGGGAAAATATTTTTAATACAGGTTTTAATTTTGATATTGAATTACGTTTAGGTGCAGGGGCATTTGTTTGTGGTGAAGAAACAGCTCTTATCGAATCGATTGAAGGAAAGCGGGGAATGCCGCGTCCACGTCCACCTTTTCCAGCGGTTAAAGGGGTATGGGGAAAACCAACATTATTGAATAATGTTGAGACGTATGCGAATGTGTCGCAAATTATTTTAAATGGGGGCGAATGGTTTTCAAGTATTGGAACTGAACGCTCGAAGGGAACAAAAGTATTTGCATTAGGTGGAAAAATTAATAATACGGGACTTGTTGAGATTCCAATGGGAACGACTCTTCGCGAGGTTGTTTACGATATTGGGGGTGGAATTCCGAACGGGAAAAAATTTAAAGCTGCCCAAACAGGAGGACCATCGGGAGGATGTTTAACTGAGGAATATTTAGATACGGCCATCGATTTTGATAATTTAGTTTCACTGGGTTCAATGATGGGATCTGGGGGATTAATCGTTATGGATGAAGATAACTGCATGGTTGATATCGCCCATTTTTATTTAGATTTTACATGCGATGAATCGTGCGGTAAGTGTACGCCTTGCCGTGAAGGAACGAAACGTATGAAAGAAATTCTAAAAAAAATCACGGAGGGAAAAGGTGAACTTAAAGATTTGGATGAGCTCGAACACTTAGCAAAATATATTAAGGAAAATTCGCTATGTGGTTTAGGTCAATCTGCTCCGAATCCTGTATTGTCAACATTACGCCATTTTAAAGAGGAATATTTAGCGCACGTTGTTGATAAACGTTGTCCGGCAGGAGTTTGTTCAAATTTATTAGAGTATTATATCACTGAGAAATGCATCGGTTGTGGTTCATGTGCGAGATCTTGTCCAGTGCACTGCATTCAACCTATTGGGGAAGTTGTGAATGCTAAAACAGGACGTCGTCGCCATGTGATTGACCCAGAGGCGTGTATTAAATGTGGTTCTTGTATGGCCCACTGTCCGACTAAAATTAGTGCAATTATTAAACGATAG
- a CDS encoding NADH-dependent [FeFe] hydrogenase, group A6, giving the protein MGVVHITLNGMPYTVPDTYTILEAAREAGIKIPTLCFLKDLNETGACRVCVVEVKGARSLVTACNMKVSEGMEIKTHSKRVLDARKMTVELLLANHRVECTTCERNHDCELKQLSNDLNCDTHRFSGECRVPFYRDDSYSIVRDTSKCILCGRCVAACREKAGTEVLAFNQRGFQTYIGPAFEMSMDQAGCIHCGQCINVCPTAALSEHSTIDEVIQAIDDPDKVVVFQVAPAVRAALGEEFGLPIGTHVGGKIAAALRRIGGPTAKVFDTNFSADLTIMEEAYELLDRVKNNGVLPMITSCSPGWIRLAEQYRPEILPHLSSCKSPQQMFGAILKSYWAEKNQVDPANIYCVSVMPCIAKKGELEREEMKTNGLQDVDASITTRELARMIRMYGLDFVHLPDEAFDQPLSEYSGAGTIFGVTGGVMEAALRTAADVLSGQSLEEITYHSVRGVDDLKEATLTVGDLTLNVAVVHGGKHALELVDQILKGQKQYHFVEIMGCSGGCVAGGGQPHVPASLYNAGVDVRSKRAQALYSDDERQHIRKSHENPVISALYQEYLGEPNSHKAHELLHTTYVKRDIYSQD; this is encoded by the coding sequence ATGGGAGTCGTTCATATTACTTTAAATGGAATGCCGTATACGGTTCCTGATACGTATACGATTTTAGAGGCTGCACGCGAGGCAGGGATTAAAATCCCAACCCTTTGTTTTTTGAAAGATTTAAATGAAACAGGTGCTTGTCGAGTGTGCGTTGTTGAAGTGAAAGGCGCTCGTTCGCTCGTAACGGCATGTAATATGAAAGTGAGCGAGGGAATGGAAATTAAAACACATTCAAAACGTGTGTTAGACGCCAGAAAAATGACCGTCGAACTTTTACTTGCTAATCACCGTGTCGAATGTACGACATGTGAACGTAATCATGACTGTGAGTTGAAACAATTGTCTAATGATTTAAATTGTGATACCCATCGGTTTAGTGGGGAATGCCGAGTTCCATTTTATCGGGATGATTCATATTCCATTGTGAGAGATACATCGAAATGTATTTTATGCGGTCGTTGTGTTGCCGCCTGTCGTGAAAAAGCAGGGACAGAAGTGTTAGCCTTTAACCAACGAGGCTTTCAAACGTACATTGGACCAGCCTTTGAGATGAGTATGGATCAAGCAGGGTGTATTCATTGTGGACAATGTATTAATGTTTGTCCAACAGCAGCTCTGTCAGAACATTCAACAATTGATGAGGTCATTCAAGCGATTGATGATCCAGATAAAGTGGTTGTCTTTCAAGTGGCACCTGCCGTCCGTGCTGCTTTAGGTGAAGAGTTTGGCTTACCAATTGGAACTCACGTTGGGGGAAAAATTGCGGCAGCCCTTCGTCGAATTGGCGGCCCAACAGCGAAAGTTTTTGATACTAACTTTAGTGCAGATTTAACCATAATGGAAGAGGCCTATGAATTATTAGATCGTGTTAAAAATAACGGTGTCTTACCCATGATTACTTCATGTTCACCGGGATGGATTCGATTAGCTGAGCAATATCGACCTGAAATTTTACCGCATCTTTCTTCATGCAAGTCACCCCAACAAATGTTTGGTGCGATTTTAAAATCTTATTGGGCGGAAAAAAATCAAGTAGACCCAGCTAACATCTATTGTGTTTCGGTAATGCCATGCATTGCTAAAAAAGGAGAGTTAGAACGAGAAGAGATGAAGACAAACGGCTTGCAGGATGTAGATGCTTCTATCACAACACGTGAACTTGCACGAATGATTCGAATGTACGGTCTTGACTTTGTTCATTTACCTGATGAGGCTTTTGATCAACCTTTAAGTGAATACAGCGGGGCTGGAACCATTTTTGGGGTAACCGGAGGTGTGATGGAGGCCGCCTTAAGAACAGCGGCAGATGTCTTATCTGGACAAAGCCTAGAAGAAATTACTTATCATTCAGTGCGTGGGGTTGATGATTTAAAAGAGGCAACTTTAACGGTGGGGGATTTAACATTGAATGTTGCGGTCGTTCATGGTGGAAAGCATGCCTTAGAACTGGTGGATCAAATTTTAAAAGGTCAAAAACAGTATCACTTTGTAGAAATTATGGGATGTAGTGGTGGATGTGTAGCTGGTGGTGGTCAACCCCATGTACCAGCGTCGCTTTACAATGCAGGAGTCGATGTGAGAAGTAAACGGGCTCAGGCACTTTATAGTGATGATGAGCGACAACATATCCGAAAATCTCATGAAAATCCAGTTATTTCAGCTTTATATCAGGAATATTTAGGCGAACCTAATAGCCATAAGGCACATGAACTCTTACATACAACGTATGTCAAGAGAGATATTTATTCTCAAGACTAG